The Schistocerca nitens isolate TAMUIC-IGC-003100 chromosome 12, iqSchNite1.1, whole genome shotgun sequence genome has a window encoding:
- the LOC126214875 gene encoding uncharacterized protein LOC126214875, protein MRSYKRKLGARAYRNYAPETLDKAVNLVLTKKMTLRAASERFNIHRNTLWNKAKEIKRSTTSNSETVKPKRQHGGQPIFTKEEEDTFVAHSIAMASYGFPMTLLDLRCVVKSYLDRTGRKVPVFGNGNFPGREWAMSFMKRHKYVLSERVAKNITYARAATDTEVIDSYFEHLEKELEGIPPEKIWNYDETNVQDDPGSKKVLVRRGAKYPEWIQNCSKACTLIMVCGNAAGQLSPLYVN, encoded by the exons ATGAGGTCTTATAAAAGGAAGTTGGGTGCAAGAGCCTATAGAAATTACGCTCCAGAGACTTTAGATAAAGCCGTTAACTTggttttaacaaagaaaatgacCCTGCGAGCAGCATCTGAAAG ATTCAATATTCATCGAAACACATTGTGGAACAAAGCCAAAGAGATAAAACGTTCGACCACCTCAAACTCAGAGACAGTCAAACCTAAAAGACAGCATGGGGGTCAACCTATTTTTACAAAAGAAGAAGAGGATACATTCGTTGCTCATTCCATTGCAATGGCATCTTATGGTTTCCCAATGACATTACTTGATTTGCGCTGTGTCGTCAAATCATATCTAGATCGAACCGGAAGAAAAGTTCCCGTGTTTGGAaatggaaactttcctgggagagAGTGGGCCATGTCATTTATGAAGCGGCATAAGTATGTTCTCTCCGAACGTGTCGCCAAAAATATCACATATGCAAGAGCTGCGACTGATACTGAAGTGATTGACTCATATTTTGAGCATTTAGAGAAGGAGTTAGAGGGTATTCCGCCAGAAAAAATTTGGAATTACGACGAAACGAATGTCCAGGACGATCCGGGAAGCAAAAAAGTGTTGGTCAGAAGAGGAGCAAAATATCCAGAGTGGATACAAAATTGTTCCAAAGCGTGTACTTTGATTATGGTCTGTGGGAATGCCGCAGGACAGTTGTCTCCACTATACGTAAATTAA